The proteins below are encoded in one region of Desulfovermiculus halophilus DSM 18834:
- the mqnB gene encoding futalosine hydrolase, whose translation MDTRCTRQPIALVTATRREMQAVLGARGQGVSLKLSRSYELAWGPRTLLLVITGIGMVNAAMALGRLAARAPGLAGVLNLGIAGSFDPGRFPLGSVVAVQTEIWPEFGLITEHGVDPKGLGLGQGKAQGEIVWDTLAWDPDREAQGMGLELCPQWPRVTSLSVSGVSGTADRAAYLWSRTQAEVENMEGFALGWACAVHGLPFVQIRSISNRVGSREAGEWAIDRAFSSLGDAALRLLGPEKDPLPGKRQ comes from the coding sequence ATGGATACTCGATGCACCCGGCAGCCCATCGCCCTGGTCACAGCCACCCGCAGGGAGATGCAGGCCGTGCTCGGCGCCCGGGGCCAGGGAGTCTCCCTGAAGCTGAGTCGTTCGTATGAGCTGGCCTGGGGCCCCAGGACCCTGCTTCTTGTGATCACCGGGATCGGTATGGTGAATGCTGCCATGGCCCTGGGGCGGCTCGCCGCCCGGGCCCCTGGACTGGCCGGGGTTCTGAACCTGGGCATTGCCGGAAGCTTTGATCCAGGCCGTTTTCCTCTGGGCTCTGTGGTCGCAGTGCAGACTGAAATCTGGCCCGAGTTCGGTCTGATAACTGAACACGGCGTGGATCCCAAGGGCCTGGGCTTGGGCCAAGGCAAGGCTCAGGGGGAGATCGTCTGGGATACCCTGGCCTGGGATCCGGACCGGGAGGCCCAGGGCATGGGACTGGAGCTTTGTCCCCAGTGGCCCCGGGTGACCAGCCTGAGTGTTTCCGGGGTCTCCGGGACTGCGGATCGGGCCGCCTATTTGTGGAGCCGGACTCAGGCGGAGGTGGAAAACATGGAGGGCTTTGCCCTGGGCTGGGCATGTGCGGTGCATGGACTGCCCTTTGTGCAGATCCGGAGCATCTCCAACCGGGTCGGCTCGCGCGAGGCGGGGGAGTGGGCAATTGATCGGGCCTTCTCCAGTCTGGGGGATGCCGCCTTGCGGCTATTGGGGCCGGAGAAAGATCCCTTGCCAGGCAAAAGGCAGTAG
- a CDS encoding TetR/AcrR family transcriptional regulator codes for MAEFGTYGYHQASINRLVNRLGIAKGSIFQYFGTKQGLFDYVFAQAKGAVSQHLRFIREHTRDKDFFTRLRIVVQSGLDFVRENPGFYRLYMHVLRDEHLPGRAGYLLEVRAASRAYLAGLVDQGLANTELDPDLSPEWSVVFIDTLLDRFFQAMSAPDGDEASSMIPTGPDHEHVQTLIRFIRKGLGK; via the coding sequence GTGGCTGAATTCGGCACATACGGGTACCACCAGGCCAGCATCAACCGGCTGGTCAATCGCCTCGGAATCGCAAAGGGATCAATATTTCAATATTTCGGGACAAAACAAGGCCTTTTTGACTACGTCTTTGCCCAGGCCAAGGGCGCTGTTTCCCAGCATCTGCGCTTTATCCGGGAGCACACCCGGGACAAGGATTTCTTCACCCGGCTGCGTATCGTGGTCCAATCCGGGTTGGACTTTGTCCGGGAAAACCCCGGGTTCTACCGCCTGTACATGCACGTCCTGCGGGATGAACACCTGCCCGGCCGGGCAGGGTACCTGCTTGAAGTCAGAGCCGCTTCCAGGGCCTATTTGGCCGGGTTGGTTGACCAGGGCCTGGCCAACACCGAGCTGGACCCGGACCTTTCCCCGGAATGGTCCGTGGTTTTTATCGATACTCTTCTGGACCGCTTTTTTCAGGCCATGTCTGCCCCCGATGGGGATGAAGCATCGTCCATGATCCCGACCGGCCCGGACCACGAACATGTGCAGACCCTTATCCGCTTCATCCGCAAGGGATTGGGGAAATAA
- a CDS encoding Hsp20/alpha crystallin family protein, with product MTEMTTSRELPRIRPAADILQENEAFYILMDMPGVKSDDLVISADKNTLTVEADTSYEHNQTERFIENEFGNVHYIRKFTLSDAVDANNIKANLKNGLLKLHLPKAEELKPRKIEIQQD from the coding sequence ATGACTGAAATGACCACGAGCAGGGAATTGCCCCGTATCCGCCCGGCAGCAGATATTTTGCAGGAAAACGAGGCATTCTACATCCTCATGGATATGCCGGGAGTCAAGAGTGACGATCTGGTTATATCAGCGGACAAGAACACCTTGACCGTTGAGGCGGATACCTCCTACGAGCACAACCAGACAGAACGGTTCATCGAGAATGAGTTCGGAAATGTCCACTATATCCGCAAGTTCACCCTTTCCGACGCGGTGGATGCAAACAATATCAAGGCCAACCTGAAGAACGGACTGCTCAAGCTGCATCTGCCCAAGGCTGAAGAACTCAAGCCGCGGAAGATCGAAATCCAGCAAGACTGA
- the mqnC gene encoding cyclic dehypoxanthinyl futalosine synthase: MMNASASSDLLQRAARGERLTRDQALDLYTRADLHQLAAAAQAVRRRMHPQPVVTYVVDRNINYSNICVCGCRFCAFYRAPGQAGGYVLGFAELSAKIREAMDLGATQILLQGSHHPDLGIDFYTQMLTAVKEQFPGLHIHGFSPPEIMHFASLSGLHPSQVLDRLISAGLNSIPGGGAEILVDRVRRGIAPNKCTAGEWLHVMGLAHAKGLLTTATMMFGHVETLEDRVDHLLALRDQQDRTKGFTAFIPWTFQPDNTALSARKATSIEYLRLLALSRMVLDNIPNLQVSWVTMGAKIGQLGLFFGANDFGSTMIEENVVAASGVSFRMSEATMQEVIQAAGFEPRQRRMDYALV, encoded by the coding sequence ATGATGAACGCATCTGCCTCCAGCGATCTGCTCCAGAGGGCTGCACGCGGCGAACGCCTCACCCGGGACCAGGCCCTGGACCTGTATACCCGGGCCGATCTGCATCAATTGGCCGCTGCGGCTCAGGCCGTTCGCCGCCGCATGCATCCCCAGCCCGTGGTCACCTATGTAGTAGACAGGAACATCAACTATTCCAATATATGCGTCTGTGGATGCCGGTTCTGCGCCTTTTACCGCGCACCGGGGCAGGCCGGAGGATACGTCCTGGGGTTTGCCGAACTGAGCGCCAAGATCCGGGAGGCCATGGATCTTGGCGCCACCCAGATCCTGCTCCAGGGCAGCCATCACCCGGATCTGGGGATTGATTTCTATACCCAGATGCTCACTGCGGTGAAGGAGCAGTTTCCCGGCCTGCACATCCATGGGTTTTCCCCTCCGGAAATCATGCACTTCGCCTCTCTCTCAGGGCTGCACCCTTCACAGGTCCTGGACCGGCTGATCTCGGCCGGGCTGAACTCCATTCCCGGAGGAGGGGCGGAGATCCTGGTCGACCGGGTGCGCAGGGGAATCGCGCCCAACAAGTGCACCGCAGGGGAATGGCTTCACGTCATGGGCCTGGCCCATGCAAAAGGGCTTCTGACCACAGCCACCATGATGTTCGGGCATGTGGAAACCCTGGAGGACCGGGTCGATCACCTCCTGGCCCTCAGGGATCAGCAGGACAGAACTAAGGGGTTCACCGCCTTCATCCCCTGGACCTTTCAGCCGGACAACACCGCCCTGTCAGCCCGCAAGGCCACCAGCATCGAGTATCTGCGTCTTCTGGCCCTGTCCCGCATGGTTTTGGACAATATCCCCAACCTCCAGGTCTCCTGGGTGACCATGGGGGCCAAAATCGGACAGCTCGGACTGTTCTTTGGGGCCAACGACTTCGGATCGACCATGATTGAAGAAAACGTGGTCGCTGCATCCGGGGTAAGCTTTCGGATGAGCGAAGCCACGATGCAGGAGGTCATTCAGGCGGCGGGGTTTGAGCCCAGGCAGCGCCGGATGGACTATGCACTGGTCTGA
- a CDS encoding polyprenyl synthetase family protein, with amino-acid sequence MPSLIEFFHQHRSQIDHSLRTICSDLNPVVQPVAEHILSGGGKRLRPALCLLTFQALGQGKPVRGLYPLAASLELIHSATLLHDDILDNASMRRSQSAAHLLFGTSATLLAGDALLAKANKVVTEYNSLPLMACISEAIYQTATGEILEIERMKQPDLSREEYLEIIVGKTGFLLQTCCQSGAIMAGCSDAQIEAAKCFGLNMGIAFQLVDDAMDYAASPTQSGKPLGGDLREGKLTLPLIFFLNTLDQDVKAGILARIKDYTLADSEQQWILRRIQDLGLSQKAREEADTFLHTAREALSVFPSSPERDLLTQSLEFIRDRWE; translated from the coding sequence ATGCCCTCGCTGATCGAGTTTTTTCACCAGCATCGTTCGCAAATTGACCACAGTCTGCGCACTATCTGCTCCGATCTGAACCCGGTTGTTCAGCCGGTGGCTGAACATATTTTAAGCGGAGGCGGCAAGCGGCTCCGGCCGGCCTTATGCCTGCTTACCTTTCAGGCCCTGGGGCAGGGAAAGCCGGTCCGCGGGCTGTACCCTCTGGCCGCTTCTCTGGAGCTCATCCATTCCGCGACCCTGCTGCATGACGATATCCTGGACAATGCATCCATGCGACGCAGCCAGTCCGCGGCCCACCTGCTGTTCGGGACCAGCGCAACCCTTTTGGCCGGAGACGCTTTGCTGGCCAAGGCCAACAAGGTGGTCACCGAATACAACAGCCTGCCCCTGATGGCCTGTATATCCGAGGCCATCTACCAGACAGCCACCGGGGAGATTTTGGAGATCGAGCGCATGAAGCAGCCGGATCTGTCCCGCGAGGAGTATCTGGAGATCATTGTCGGCAAGACCGGCTTTTTGCTCCAGACCTGCTGTCAGAGCGGGGCGATCATGGCCGGATGCAGCGATGCGCAGATCGAAGCGGCCAAGTGCTTCGGGCTGAATATGGGCATTGCCTTCCAGCTGGTGGACGACGCTATGGATTACGCCGCGTCTCCGACCCAGTCCGGAAAGCCCCTGGGAGGGGACTTACGGGAGGGCAAGCTGACCCTGCCCCTGATTTTCTTCCTCAATACCCTGGACCAGGATGTCAAGGCCGGGATATTGGCCAGGATCAAGGATTACACCCTGGCCGATTCTGAACAGCAGTGGATCCTGCGCCGCATCCAGGATCTTGGCCTGAGCCAGAAGGCCAGGGAAGAGGCCGATACCTTTCTGCACACCGCCAGAGAGGCCCTCTCCGTCTTTCCGTCCTCTCCGGAGCGCGATCTCTTGACCCAGAGCCTGGAGTTCATTCGGGACCGCTGGGAATAG
- a CDS encoding Trm112 family protein: MALNKELLDILVCPECKGDLELTAQEDGLICRSCAVVYPIRDEIPIMLVEEAVDLQKWPEEGR, from the coding sequence ATGGCATTAAACAAGGAGCTACTGGATATCCTGGTCTGCCCGGAATGCAAGGGGGATTTGGAACTGACCGCCCAGGAAGACGGCCTCATCTGCCGGTCCTGTGCAGTGGTCTATCCCATCCGGGACGAGATACCCATAATGCTTGTAGAAGAAGCTGTTGACCTGCAGAAGTGGCCGGAAGAGGGTCGGTAG
- the mqnE gene encoding aminofutalosine synthase MqnE, producing MPLHQALRQHNLSTIADKVRAGERLTLDEGQALFDCPDPVLVGALAHAARTERHGLGTSYVLNQQINYTNICVNQCRFCSYYRKQGQEQAFELSLEEIKEKIMAQSDMPLTEIHIVGGCHPGLGLDYYEAALSTIRALRPDVILKCFTPVEIEHFANLEGISPREVLLRLRQSGLDMMAGGGAEIFAPDVRRRICPEKISGQRWLEISGLAHSLGLKTNCTMLFGHLETVRDRLEHLELLRTQQDQTGGFVCFIPLPFQTKNNQLTGITSLTGIEELKTIAVCRLMLDNIPNIKSYWVMLGLKQAQAALFFGANDLDGTVVEEKIGHMAGADSPQVLTRKELEDMIRGCGLIPQERNGLFSPVQGGQ from the coding sequence ATGCCCTTACACCAAGCCCTGCGCCAGCACAACCTGAGCACGATTGCGGACAAAGTCCGGGCCGGGGAGCGCCTGACCCTGGATGAGGGACAAGCCTTGTTCGACTGTCCGGATCCGGTCCTGGTCGGAGCCCTGGCCCACGCCGCCCGGACCGAAAGGCACGGCCTGGGAACCAGCTACGTGCTCAACCAGCAGATCAACTACACAAATATCTGCGTCAACCAATGCCGGTTTTGTTCCTACTACCGCAAACAGGGACAGGAGCAGGCCTTTGAGCTCAGTCTGGAAGAGATCAAGGAAAAGATCATGGCCCAGTCCGACATGCCCCTTACCGAGATCCATATCGTCGGGGGCTGTCATCCCGGGCTGGGCCTGGACTACTACGAAGCCGCGCTGTCTACCATCCGTGCCCTGCGCCCGGACGTGATCCTTAAATGCTTCACTCCGGTGGAGATTGAGCACTTCGCCAATCTGGAAGGCATCTCTCCCCGGGAGGTCCTCCTTCGCCTGCGTCAGTCCGGCCTGGACATGATGGCCGGGGGAGGAGCGGAGATATTCGCCCCAGACGTCCGGCGGCGGATCTGTCCGGAAAAGATCAGTGGACAACGCTGGCTGGAGATATCCGGCCTGGCCCACAGCCTGGGCCTGAAGACCAACTGTACAATGCTTTTCGGGCACCTGGAAACCGTCCGGGACCGCCTGGAGCATCTGGAGCTCTTGCGCACCCAGCAGGACCAAACCGGAGGATTCGTCTGCTTCATTCCCCTCCCCTTTCAGACTAAAAACAACCAGCTCACAGGGATTACCTCTCTCACCGGCATCGAGGAGCTCAAGACCATAGCCGTGTGCAGGCTTATGCTGGACAACATCCCCAACATCAAAAGCTATTGGGTCATGCTGGGACTGAAACAGGCCCAGGCGGCCCTGTTCTTTGGGGCCAACGACCTTGACGGGACGGTGGTGGAGGAAAAGATAGGGCATATGGCCGGTGCCGACTCCCCCCAGGTCCTGACCCGAAAAGAGCTTGAAGACATGATCCGCGGCTGCGGCCTCATCCCCCAGGAGCGAAACGGCTTGTTCAGCCCGGTGCAAGGAGGACAATGA
- a CDS encoding TatD family hydrolase, whose protein sequence is MSKKRKRPTPESLAVAGHGVDTHAHLDLPELKDDVSQVLGRAEQTGLAHIGNVFLGPQAYEQNKDLFAHRPQVFFVLGVHPHGARDADHGCLVRIQEAIEEDDRIKAVGEIGLDYYRDRAPRNLQQDAFQAQLELARDLDLPVVIHSRDAEEDTLRILDRAGYAQRPLLWHCFGGGPDLAAEILSRGWRISIPGTVTYSKATGIQEAVRTIPRSRMVLETDCPFLAPEPYRGKRNEPAMTIFTALKVAELTGQDPVQIWEETGQNAREFFDLT, encoded by the coding sequence ATGTCCAAGAAACGAAAAAGACCGACCCCGGAAAGCCTCGCTGTGGCGGGGCATGGAGTGGATACCCACGCCCATTTGGATCTGCCGGAGCTCAAAGATGATGTCTCCCAGGTCCTGGGAAGGGCGGAGCAGACCGGCCTGGCCCATATCGGCAACGTGTTCCTCGGCCCCCAGGCCTATGAGCAGAATAAGGACCTGTTTGCCCATCGGCCCCAGGTGTTTTTCGTCCTGGGGGTTCATCCCCACGGGGCCCGGGATGCGGACCATGGATGTCTGGTCCGGATCCAGGAGGCAATAGAGGAGGATGACCGGATCAAGGCCGTGGGCGAGATCGGGCTGGACTATTACCGGGACCGCGCCCCCCGCAACCTGCAGCAGGATGCATTCCAGGCTCAACTGGAGCTGGCCAGGGACCTGGATCTTCCAGTGGTAATTCATTCCCGGGATGCCGAGGAGGATACCCTGCGCATCCTGGATCGGGCAGGGTATGCCCAGCGTCCATTGCTCTGGCACTGCTTTGGAGGCGGCCCGGACTTGGCGGCAGAGATCCTCAGCCGGGGGTGGCGGATATCCATACCTGGCACGGTGACCTATTCCAAAGCCACCGGGATCCAGGAAGCGGTGCGGACCATCCCCCGCTCCAGGATGGTTCTGGAGACGGACTGCCCGTTTTTGGCCCCGGAACCCTATCGGGGAAAGCGCAATGAACCGGCCATGACCATCTTTACCGCCTTGAAGGTGGCAGAGCTTACAGGGCAGGACCCAGTCCAGATATGGGAAGAGACCGGACAAAACGCCCGGGAGTTCTTCGACCTTACTTAG
- a CDS encoding PHP domain-containing protein has translation MSEIDLHTHSTASDGSLSPEELVRAGKKAGLRALALTDHDTVSGLHQALLAGQEQGLEVIPGCELNVQSPKGFMHLLGLWIPVRPPKLQATLAWLQDMRRQRNERIMAALRSLGISIADREVKEQAKGESIGRPHIAQTLVHKGVVDSLEQAFARFVGSTGQAYVPKVKLSAGQAISILKQEQATVILAHPYSLRMTNQEFTAHLKHMQAMGLDGLEVYYPEHTAEQTRLYASLARDLNLVLSGGSDFHGRIKPDISLGRGRGDLDLPYSLVEKMKAARRRQGLPVEIRQTG, from the coding sequence ATGTCTGAAATCGATCTGCATACCCACAGCACCGCATCCGACGGCAGCCTCTCCCCGGAAGAGCTGGTCCGGGCCGGCAAAAAGGCCGGTCTGCGGGCCCTGGCCCTGACGGATCACGACACCGTCTCCGGGCTGCACCAGGCTCTCCTGGCAGGACAGGAACAGGGGCTGGAAGTCATCCCGGGTTGTGAACTAAACGTGCAGTCCCCCAAAGGCTTCATGCATCTTTTGGGCCTGTGGATACCTGTCCGACCACCAAAGCTCCAGGCGACACTGGCCTGGCTGCAGGATATGCGCAGGCAGCGCAACGAACGGATCATGGCCGCCCTGCGTTCCCTGGGTATATCCATTGCAGACCGGGAAGTCAAAGAACAGGCCAAAGGGGAAAGCATCGGCAGGCCGCATATCGCCCAGACCCTGGTCCACAAGGGCGTGGTCGACAGTCTTGAACAGGCCTTTGCCCGGTTTGTCGGCTCCACGGGTCAGGCCTATGTGCCCAAGGTCAAGCTCTCGGCCGGGCAGGCAATTTCGATTCTGAAGCAGGAGCAGGCCACGGTGATCCTGGCCCATCCATACTCCCTGCGCATGACAAACCAGGAGTTCACTGCGCACCTGAAGCACATGCAGGCCATGGGGCTGGACGGCCTGGAGGTGTATTACCCTGAGCACACTGCGGAGCAGACCCGGCTGTATGCCTCCCTGGCCCGGGACCTGAACCTCGTGCTCAGCGGGGGATCGGACTTTCACGGCCGGATCAAGCCGGATATCAGCCTGGGAAGGGGCCGCGGGGACCTTGACCTGCCCTACAGCCTGGTGGAAAAAATGAAGGCTGCCCGAAGGCGGCAGGGCCTGCCGGTGGAGATTAGGCAGACCGGGTGA
- a CDS encoding Hsp20/alpha crystallin family protein yields the protein MAGRGSVAGLRQAKPTRPGNIRTPISVLDPPPYIDSLPRVLIYASNAEYPQESGNKQEVEIMVLDFTSLYDFPRNIERVFDELWHPVNLSQRRLAYPPLNISEDDSNIYIRGELPGMNIDDIDVTLSDESLIIKGERKTEPGRYFRQERPTGSFQRIVNLNVKIERDKVSARMKDGLLQITLPKAEEIKPKQISIETA from the coding sequence GTGGCCGGAAGAGGGTCGGTAGCCGGCCTCCGGCAGGCAAAACCCACAAGGCCGGGGAATATTCGCACGCCGATTTCTGTTCTTGATCCACCTCCATATATTGACAGCCTGCCCAGAGTGCTTATTTATGCAAGTAACGCAGAATACCCGCAGGAGTCCGGAAATAAACAGGAGGTGGAAATTATGGTTCTCGATTTTACCAGCCTTTATGATTTTCCCCGGAATATAGAGAGAGTGTTTGATGAGTTGTGGCATCCTGTCAATCTGAGTCAGCGCAGGCTTGCCTATCCGCCGTTAAATATCAGCGAAGATGACAGCAATATTTATATCCGGGGTGAACTGCCGGGAATGAATATTGACGACATCGATGTCACCTTGTCCGATGAGAGCCTTATAATCAAAGGTGAACGCAAGACAGAGCCTGGACGCTATTTTCGGCAGGAGAGGCCCACAGGATCATTTCAGCGTATAGTGAATTTAAATGTGAAGATCGAACGGGACAAAGTAAGCGCGCGGATGAAGGATGGACTGCTGCAGATTACTTTGCCCAAGGCCGAGGAAATCAAACCCAAACAGATCAGCATCGAAACCGCCTAA
- a CDS encoding peptidase U32 family protein gives MYPELLAPAGSPERLDTALTYGADAVYLGGTDLNLRAQTPGFSPAELNQALHTAHAQNRRIYYCLNILPHPEQIPLVQEQLQGLEGTSVDALIAADPGVIRLARKILPRIPIHISTQANTSNPHAAAFWQDQGASRVNLARELDLRAVRAIRRAVPDLELESFVHGAMCMAISGRCHMSAHLTRRSANQGLCTQPCRFKYRSVFLEEAQRTGEPTWEALEDEAFTTLLASEDLALIDFLPWLSKAGMDSLKIEGRMKTSSYLAQVVDIYATALADIRRKTFRPGLYWRELQLVATRPLCTGFFLPGRRKRLFTPERTQPRAPVLAKILCRDGPDTWRISLRHRWESGRKVQILVPGLRRPELSPAVYSLESLTGDPADALHSGQEGLLRSDHPDLRPGLMLRAYPEQSPEDDRE, from the coding sequence ATGTACCCTGAGCTTCTGGCCCCAGCGGGCTCTCCGGAACGGCTGGATACAGCCCTGACCTACGGTGCAGACGCCGTGTACCTGGGAGGGACTGATCTCAACCTTCGGGCCCAGACCCCCGGCTTTTCGCCAGCAGAGCTGAACCAGGCCCTGCACACCGCTCATGCCCAAAACCGTAGGATTTACTACTGCCTGAACATCCTGCCCCACCCGGAGCAGATTCCCCTGGTCCAGGAACAGCTGCAGGGCCTTGAGGGCACGAGCGTGGATGCCCTGATCGCCGCAGATCCCGGGGTCATTCGGCTGGCCAGAAAAATCCTGCCCCGGATCCCCATCCACATCAGTACCCAGGCCAACACCTCCAACCCGCACGCCGCCGCCTTCTGGCAGGATCAGGGCGCCAGCCGGGTCAACCTGGCCCGGGAGCTGGACTTGAGGGCGGTGCGCGCCATTCGACGGGCGGTTCCGGATCTCGAGCTCGAATCCTTTGTTCACGGGGCCATGTGCATGGCCATCTCCGGACGCTGCCACATGAGCGCCCACCTCACCCGGCGCTCGGCCAACCAGGGCCTGTGCACCCAGCCCTGCCGCTTCAAATACAGGAGCGTGTTCCTGGAGGAAGCCCAAAGGACCGGAGAACCCACCTGGGAGGCCTTGGAGGACGAGGCTTTTACAACCCTGCTGGCCAGCGAGGATCTGGCCCTGATCGACTTCCTGCCCTGGCTGAGCAAGGCCGGGATGGACAGCCTGAAGATAGAAGGCCGGATGAAGACCAGCTCGTATCTGGCCCAGGTTGTGGACATCTACGCCACCGCCCTGGCCGACATTCGGCGCAAGACCTTCCGGCCCGGGCTGTATTGGCGGGAGCTGCAGCTGGTGGCCACCCGCCCCCTGTGCACCGGATTTTTCCTCCCCGGCAGGCGAAAACGCCTGTTCACCCCTGAACGGACCCAGCCCAGGGCCCCGGTCCTGGCCAAAATCCTTTGCAGGGACGGTCCGGACACGTGGAGGATCAGCCTCAGGCACAGATGGGAGTCCGGCCGGAAGGTGCAGATCCTGGTCCCCGGCCTCAGGCGCCCGGAGCTCTCCCCGGCAGTCTACAGCCTGGAGTCCCTGACCGGTGACCCGGCAGATGCCCTGCACTCCGGTCAGGAGGGCCTCCTTCGCTCAGACCATCCGGACCTCCGGCCGGGACTTATGCTCCGGGCATATCCAGAACAGTCCCCGGAGGACGACAGGGAATAG
- a CDS encoding menaquinone biosynthetic enzyme MqnA/MqnD family protein, translated as MHSDPLSGSGPSTPIRMGKISYLNVLPIYYALDHGYVAHDFVFTSGPPADLNTRIKAGELDMSAASSIEYGRHFEDYLLLPRVAIGSQGPVQSVLLLSSVPWSSLQGRRILLSSQSHTSAALLRLLVREHMGLEVEYETGDITARLQANDPPTAFLAIGDEALRLRDHPEFPYRLDLGQAWLEWTGLPFIFGVWVGRKAGTSREEAALACGCRQLLAAKDWGVKRIPFFARLVSEQGILTYPDLVSYFNGLVYDFGPREQEGLRLFYRKLYDCGELQHMPELNFLAIPSGPE; from the coding sequence ATGCATTCCGACCCACTTTCCGGTTCAGGCCCCAGCACGCCCATTCGCATGGGCAAGATCAGCTACTTGAACGTTTTGCCCATCTACTACGCCTTGGACCATGGGTATGTGGCCCATGACTTTGTCTTTACCTCCGGCCCTCCGGCGGATCTGAACACCCGGATCAAGGCCGGGGAGCTGGATATGAGCGCGGCCTCGAGCATCGAATACGGCCGACACTTTGAAGACTACCTCCTCCTGCCCCGGGTAGCCATTGGCAGCCAGGGACCGGTTCAGAGCGTTCTCCTGCTCAGCAGTGTTCCCTGGTCTTCCCTCCAGGGCCGCCGCATTTTGCTCAGCTCCCAGAGCCATACCTCGGCAGCCCTGCTCCGTCTCCTGGTCCGCGAGCACATGGGACTTGAGGTCGAATACGAGACCGGGGACATTACTGCCAGGCTCCAAGCCAACGATCCGCCGACCGCCTTCCTGGCCATCGGCGACGAGGCCCTGCGGCTGCGCGATCACCCGGAGTTTCCCTATCGCCTGGACCTGGGGCAGGCATGGCTGGAGTGGACCGGCCTGCCCTTTATCTTTGGGGTCTGGGTCGGGCGGAAAGCGGGCACCAGCCGGGAAGAAGCCGCCCTGGCCTGCGGATGCCGGCAGCTCCTTGCGGCCAAGGACTGGGGAGTGAAACGCATTCCCTTTTTCGCCCGCCTGGTCAGTGAACAGGGCATTTTGACCTATCCGGACCTTGTTTCCTACTTCAACGGGTTGGTCTATGATTTCGGCCCCAGGGAACAGGAGGGGCTGCGCCTTTTTTACCGCAAGCTGTATGACTGCGGCGAGCTGCAGCATATGCCGGAGCTGAACTTTCTGGCTATTCCCAGCGGTCCCGAATGA
- a CDS encoding 1,4-dihydroxy-6-naphthoate synthase yields MTQTLQLGISPCPNDTYIFAPLLQGRIDHRPYRLEARLADVQELNSAVCAGALDVAKISMAVYPKIHGSYRLLSCGGALGRGCGPLLVAHGPSSVQDLGSAKIAVPGMLTTACMLLRAHGGFQGELQVMRYDRIMSAVARGEVQAGVIIHEGRFTYPQHGLHLVLDLGAWWEQATGLPIPLGGIVARRSLGTDVAAWMEEKIRASLDYAREHEAEIWPYIQAHAQEMEERIIREHIQTFVTDFSRDMGQDGWAAVRAVFAKTGQNLPQELG; encoded by the coding sequence ATGACTCAGACCCTACAGCTCGGGATTTCCCCCTGCCCAAACGACACGTATATTTTTGCCCCCCTGCTTCAGGGGCGGATCGATCATCGCCCCTACAGATTGGAGGCCAGACTGGCGGACGTACAGGAGCTCAACAGCGCAGTCTGTGCCGGTGCGCTGGACGTGGCCAAGATCAGCATGGCGGTCTACCCCAAAATTCACGGGAGCTACCGTCTCTTGAGCTGCGGAGGGGCCCTGGGACGGGGCTGCGGTCCGCTTTTGGTTGCCCATGGTCCCAGCTCTGTTCAGGACTTGGGCTCGGCCAAGATCGCGGTTCCCGGGATGCTGACCACAGCCTGTATGCTCCTGCGGGCCCATGGTGGATTCCAGGGAGAGCTGCAGGTCATGCGCTACGACAGGATTATGTCCGCTGTAGCCCGGGGAGAAGTCCAGGCCGGAGTGATCATTCACGAAGGCCGGTTTACCTATCCCCAGCACGGACTGCATCTGGTCCTGGACCTCGGGGCCTGGTGGGAGCAGGCCACCGGACTGCCCATTCCCTTGGGAGGAATCGTGGCCCGGCGCAGCTTAGGGACGGACGTGGCGGCCTGGATGGAAGAAAAGATCCGGGCCAGCCTGGATTATGCCCGGGAACACGAAGCCGAGATCTGGCCATATATTCAAGCCCATGCCCAGGAAATGGAAGAGCGGATCATCCGGGAGCATATCCAGACCTTTGTGACGGATTTTTCCCGGGATATGGGACAGGACGGATGGGCCGCAGTGCGGGCGGTGTTTGCAAAGACAGGACAGAATCTGCCCCAGGAGCTGGGGTGA